The proteins below are encoded in one region of Micromonospora yangpuensis:
- a CDS encoding ATP/GTP-binding protein, translating into MTSGWNTTPATGPGAGWPAGAAGARTALTGLVGDPDDEAPKPPKNPKRPRPTRHLPASNRGWEGPGGGKVGYLDAPTMWRATTVQACGLWPFSAGSGAPMSGVPLGQHLFTGATVCGDPISWFTRAKYISNPSLFMLGMPGLGKSTLINRMAVGLAATGVVPLVLGDLKPDYADTVRALGGQVIKIGRGVGGINVLDPGAMGLAAERIGGQAGQALAAETHGRVLNMVAALLTIVRGRALDDHEQAVLSACLRHLREHTPKGRAPLLPDLLRVLQEGPDRVRAVTLDRGQEGRYRDAVDPLHRSLLGILDGALGDTFGAETSTRIDPDASAVCIDISRIGEADTQLTAAAMLAAWSDGLGTVAASHALADAGLAPRRWFFTILDELWRPLRAASGIVDRIDALTRLNRSLGLGDAKITHTLKDAEALGTDSDRAKARGFVERAGIVACAGLPQAEMKDLGRVIGLSKREIDLVSSWSSPPGWASTGSNEEPPGRGRFLIKVGGRPGIPIRVSITDTERRLHDTNLRWVQNGYAEQQAAARKAAFEAEAELGNLTTRPEFAQQAAVPDAQGLLR; encoded by the coding sequence GTGACCAGCGGCTGGAACACCACGCCGGCGACCGGTCCCGGTGCCGGCTGGCCGGCGGGCGCCGCCGGGGCGCGTACCGCGCTTACCGGTCTGGTCGGTGACCCGGACGACGAGGCGCCGAAGCCGCCGAAGAACCCCAAGCGCCCCCGACCGACCCGGCACCTGCCCGCGTCGAACCGGGGTTGGGAGGGGCCGGGCGGCGGCAAGGTCGGCTACCTCGACGCGCCCACCATGTGGCGGGCCACCACCGTGCAGGCCTGCGGGCTGTGGCCGTTCTCCGCCGGCTCCGGCGCGCCGATGTCCGGGGTGCCGCTCGGCCAGCACCTGTTCACCGGCGCCACGGTCTGTGGCGACCCGATCTCCTGGTTCACCCGGGCCAAGTACATCTCCAACCCGTCGTTGTTCATGCTGGGCATGCCCGGTCTGGGCAAGTCGACCCTGATCAACCGGATGGCGGTGGGCCTGGCCGCCACCGGCGTGGTGCCGCTGGTCCTGGGCGACCTCAAGCCGGACTACGCCGACACCGTCCGGGCCCTCGGCGGGCAGGTGATCAAGATCGGCCGGGGGGTCGGCGGCATCAACGTGCTCGACCCCGGCGCGATGGGCCTGGCCGCCGAGCGCATCGGTGGTCAGGCCGGCCAGGCGCTGGCCGCCGAGACCCACGGTCGGGTGCTGAACATGGTGGCCGCGCTGCTGACCATCGTGCGGGGTCGGGCCCTGGACGACCACGAGCAGGCGGTGCTCTCGGCCTGCCTGCGGCACCTGCGGGAGCACACCCCGAAGGGGCGTGCCCCGCTCCTGCCCGACCTGCTGCGGGTGCTGCAGGAGGGGCCGGACCGGGTCCGGGCGGTGACCCTGGACCGGGGCCAGGAGGGCCGGTACCGCGACGCGGTGGACCCGCTGCACCGGTCGCTGCTGGGCATCCTGGACGGCGCGCTCGGCGACACCTTCGGCGCGGAGACCTCCACCCGGATCGACCCGGACGCCTCCGCCGTCTGCATCGACATCTCCCGCATCGGTGAGGCCGACACCCAGCTCACCGCCGCCGCGATGCTCGCGGCCTGGTCCGACGGCCTGGGTACGGTGGCCGCCTCGCACGCCCTGGCCGACGCCGGGCTGGCGCCCCGCCGCTGGTTCTTCACCATCCTCGACGAGCTGTGGCGTCCACTGCGGGCCGCCTCCGGCATCGTCGACCGGATCGACGCGCTGACCCGACTCAACCGGTCGCTCGGTCTGGGCGACGCCAAGATCACCCACACCCTGAAGGACGCCGAGGCGCTCGGCACCGACTCCGACCGGGCCAAGGCCCGGGGCTTCGTCGAGCGGGCCGGCATCGTGGCCTGCGCCGGGCTGCCACAGGCGGAGATGAAGGACCTGGGCCGGGTGATCGGCCTGTCCAAGCGGGAGATCGACCTGGTCTCCTCCTGGTCCTCGCCGCCGGGCTGGGCGAGCACCGGCAGCAACGAGGAGCCGCCCGGTCGGGGCCGGTTCCTGATCAAGGTAGGTGGTCGCCCCGGTATCCCGATCCGGGTCTCCATCACCGACACCGAGCGCCGCCTGCACGACACCAACCTGCGCTGGGTGCAGAACGGCTACGCCGAGCAGCAGGCCGCCGCCCGCAAGGCGGCCTTCGAGGCCGAGGCGGAGCTGGGCAACCTGACCACCCGGCCGGAGTTCGCCCAGCAGGCCGCCGTCCCGGACGCCCAGGGGTTGCTCCGATGA
- a CDS encoding CAP domain-containing protein: protein MAELSSTSRTALIVTAVTASATAVFLPVPLVIAGAFIIVLVAVYVLMWPIILLMTLIWSIFGGGPEDPNKAAQDSIRAGQTDGSGSLSTAWVPTALVSTIEDAGDICSAVGPVVIAAQIQVASNWDNTKVGENGETGISQLSEDIFDEYGEDSNDNDKTSATDPKDAIMAQGEFLCDMAKETKKLVDDGEAIGDPLDLALAAYYHGGIDEVREHGGVPEDAGTTGYIYQVRSHFGQYLGVLGEPHESPTVTGWDPDEDEKKDDDDSDSDSGGTLDGESNNAANSSLRVPDPSADSPPDSSQKGEVLSLVNQERAKAGCDPVRSESRLATAAQRHSEDQADHQNMSHTGSDGSNVGQRLDRAGYPWSTYGENVAINRPSADAVMEAWMNSTGHRNNILNCDFTQLGVGMATNSSGTYWTQNFAAPK from the coding sequence GTGGCCGAGCTGTCCAGCACCAGCCGCACCGCGCTGATCGTCACCGCGGTCACCGCCTCGGCGACCGCGGTCTTCCTGCCGGTACCGTTGGTCATCGCGGGCGCGTTCATCATCGTGCTCGTCGCGGTCTACGTGCTGATGTGGCCGATCATCCTGCTCATGACCCTGATCTGGAGCATCTTCGGCGGCGGGCCGGAGGACCCGAACAAGGCGGCGCAGGACTCCATCAGGGCAGGTCAGACCGACGGTAGCGGCTCGCTCTCCACCGCCTGGGTGCCGACCGCCCTGGTCAGCACCATCGAGGACGCCGGGGACATCTGCTCCGCGGTCGGCCCGGTGGTCATCGCCGCCCAGATCCAGGTGGCGTCCAACTGGGACAACACCAAGGTCGGCGAGAACGGCGAGACGGGAATCTCCCAGCTGTCGGAGGACATCTTCGACGAGTACGGCGAGGACTCCAACGACAACGACAAGACCAGCGCGACCGACCCGAAAGACGCGATCATGGCGCAGGGCGAGTTCCTCTGCGACATGGCCAAGGAGACCAAGAAGCTGGTCGACGACGGCGAGGCGATCGGCGACCCCCTCGACCTGGCCCTGGCCGCCTACTACCACGGCGGGATCGACGAGGTACGCGAGCACGGCGGGGTGCCGGAGGACGCCGGCACCACCGGGTACATCTACCAGGTGCGCTCGCACTTCGGTCAGTACCTGGGCGTCCTGGGCGAACCGCACGAGTCACCGACCGTCACCGGCTGGGACCCCGACGAGGACGAGAAGAAGGACGACGACGATTCGGACAGCGACTCCGGCGGCACCCTCGACGGCGAGAGCAACAACGCCGCCAACAGCAGCCTCCGGGTGCCCGATCCCAGCGCCGACAGCCCCCCGGACTCCAGCCAGAAGGGTGAGGTGCTCAGCCTGGTCAACCAGGAGCGGGCCAAGGCCGGCTGCGACCCGGTGCGCTCGGAGAGCCGGCTGGCCACCGCCGCGCAGCGGCACAGCGAGGACCAGGCCGACCACCAGAACATGTCACACACCGGCAGCGACGGCAGCAACGTGGGACAGCGGCTGGACCGGGCCGGCTACCCGTGGAGCACCTACGGGGAGAACGTCGCCATCAACCGCCCCTCGGCGGACGCGGTGATGGAGGCCTGGATGAACAGCACCGGCCACCGCAACAACATCCTCAACTGCGACTTCACCCAACTCGGCGTCGGCATGGCCACCAACTCCAGCGGTACCTACTGGACGCAGAACTTCGCCGCGCCCAAGTGA
- a CDS encoding ATP-binding protein yields the protein MTAEERAALAALRFDWAPVPDDVWRPSPYHVEGLHDPVLQDVLRGVADARTSAAASPIGLVLQGQRGSGKTHLLGWIRQQVQQEDGYFFLVGLLDADRFWDSVLTSMLDGLSRPVPGGETQLRLLLRRLAALVGAPRTARRAFMGETELTRAALDAFVEGLGTFDRHVARTCQETARALALSASEEVAHRDIAENYFVSGAEETAGERAAWGMRRAPRAAQQIVQDLSWLLALTGPSVIAVDQIDTLIAQSVLAGGTRGPGTPQDDLEQALVHARIADGLMALRQLTRRTLTVVACLPASWLIIRNRTVDTVADRFRQAPFLQPIQDDDLGRAIVEKRFAVQFGRIGFTPPYPSWPVHPRAFEQAGARTPRQLLMAIDRHIRACLDGDEVRELTSLGEVSEPQPRGSGTDAGVPADLARFDDRFAQLRKAADVVAPLARETEDSTVPALLAAGLTAWVLERGETGGSFTVDPPPSTDPPLHARLRLTLDEATEDQVHWCFRAVSDDHHAVAALARVRKAGTATGLDRRVPKRRLFLLRNGAWSAGAKTKQAIDAFHQAGGTTLPLDHEDLRILAALQVMLAEAPIDIRGWLTTRRPTRELRVLQQSLTTVTDWLPDQAAAGEETGAATRPRDTTRPRDTTRPRDTTGPRLDVWARPDLAASTPSTPTDVGPRDAGPAFVVGHDHGDGTPVRLPLEALRKHTTIFAGSGSGKTVLIRRMLEECALRGVSAIVLDPNNDLARLGDAWPQSPSDWGPGDAGKAADYLAATDVVVWTPRRASGRPLSFQPLPDFRSVLDDPDEFTEAVEAAVAALAPRAQVTGRTSKAHLGLAVLRKAVEHYGRRGGSRVQGLIDTLADLPDGLVDIDGADRIGAGLAQSLAAAMVNDPMFGGEGTPVDPGLLLTPPPGRSARISVVNLVGLQSDEARQSFVNQLQMALFAWIRRHPANDRPLLGLLVMDEAQTFAPSGAMTACTHSTLALAAQARKYGLGLVFATQAPKGLHNRIPGNAATQLYGRLNSPIQVEAAREMAKAKGGDVPDISRLTTGEFYLAAEGAPPVKIRTPLSLSHHPASPLTVEEVLERARRS from the coding sequence ATGACAGCGGAGGAACGGGCGGCGCTGGCGGCGCTGCGGTTCGACTGGGCGCCGGTGCCCGACGACGTCTGGCGCCCCTCCCCCTACCACGTCGAGGGGCTGCACGACCCGGTGCTGCAGGACGTGCTGCGCGGGGTGGCCGACGCCCGGACCAGCGCCGCGGCCAGCCCGATCGGGTTGGTGCTCCAGGGCCAGCGCGGCTCGGGCAAGACCCACCTGCTGGGCTGGATCCGCCAGCAGGTGCAGCAGGAGGACGGTTACTTCTTCCTGGTCGGTCTGCTCGACGCGGACCGGTTCTGGGACAGCGTGCTCACCTCGATGCTCGACGGACTGTCCCGTCCGGTGCCCGGCGGCGAGACCCAGCTGCGGCTGCTGCTGCGCCGGCTCGCCGCCCTGGTCGGGGCGCCGCGCACCGCCCGGCGGGCCTTCATGGGCGAGACCGAGCTGACCCGGGCCGCCCTGGACGCCTTCGTCGAAGGGCTCGGCACCTTCGACCGGCACGTGGCGCGCACCTGCCAGGAGACGGCGCGGGCGCTGGCGTTGAGCGCCTCGGAGGAGGTGGCCCACCGGGACATCGCGGAGAACTACTTCGTCTCCGGTGCGGAGGAGACCGCCGGGGAACGGGCCGCCTGGGGGATGCGCCGGGCACCCCGCGCCGCCCAGCAGATCGTCCAGGACCTCTCCTGGCTGCTCGCCCTCACCGGGCCCTCGGTGATCGCCGTCGACCAGATCGACACCCTGATCGCCCAGTCCGTGCTCGCCGGCGGGACGAGGGGTCCCGGGACACCGCAGGACGACCTGGAGCAGGCCCTGGTGCACGCCCGGATCGCCGACGGGTTAATGGCGTTGCGGCAGCTGACCCGCCGTACGCTCACCGTCGTCGCCTGCCTGCCCGCCTCCTGGCTGATCATCCGGAACCGCACCGTGGACACGGTCGCCGACCGGTTCCGGCAGGCGCCCTTCCTGCAACCGATCCAGGACGACGACCTGGGCCGGGCGATCGTCGAGAAGCGTTTCGCGGTGCAGTTCGGCAGGATCGGGTTCACCCCGCCGTATCCGTCGTGGCCGGTGCACCCGCGTGCCTTCGAGCAGGCCGGAGCGAGGACCCCACGGCAGTTGCTGATGGCCATCGACCGGCACATCCGGGCCTGTCTCGACGGGGACGAGGTGCGGGAGCTGACATCGCTGGGTGAGGTGTCCGAACCGCAGCCTCGCGGCTCCGGGACCGACGCCGGCGTACCGGCCGACCTGGCCCGTTTCGACGACCGGTTCGCACAGCTCAGGAAGGCCGCCGACGTCGTCGCCCCGCTGGCCCGCGAGACCGAGGACAGCACCGTGCCCGCCCTGCTCGCCGCCGGTCTGACCGCCTGGGTGCTGGAGCGTGGCGAGACCGGTGGGTCGTTCACCGTGGACCCGCCGCCCAGCACCGACCCGCCGCTGCACGCCCGGCTGCGGCTCACCCTCGACGAGGCCACCGAGGACCAGGTCCACTGGTGCTTCCGGGCGGTCAGCGACGACCACCACGCCGTCGCGGCGCTGGCCCGGGTGCGTAAGGCCGGCACGGCGACCGGGCTCGACCGGCGGGTACCCAAGCGCCGGCTCTTCCTGCTGCGCAACGGTGCCTGGTCCGCCGGGGCCAAGACGAAGCAGGCGATCGACGCCTTCCACCAGGCCGGCGGGACGACCCTGCCGCTGGACCACGAGGACCTGCGGATCCTCGCCGCACTCCAGGTCATGCTGGCGGAGGCCCCGATCGACATCCGGGGGTGGCTGACCACCCGCCGGCCGACCCGGGAGCTGCGCGTGCTGCAGCAGTCCCTGACTACGGTCACCGACTGGCTACCTGACCAGGCTGCCGCCGGGGAGGAGACCGGTGCCGCCACCCGGCCACGCGACACCACCCGGCCACGCGACACCACCCGGCCACGCGACACCACCGGGCCACGCCTCGACGTCTGGGCCCGACCCGACCTGGCGGCGTCGACCCCTTCGACCCCCACTGATGTCGGGCCTCGGGACGCCGGTCCGGCGTTCGTCGTCGGGCACGACCACGGTGACGGTACGCCGGTGCGGTTGCCGCTGGAGGCACTGCGCAAGCACACCACCATCTTCGCCGGCTCCGGCTCGGGCAAGACCGTGCTGATCCGCCGGATGTTGGAGGAGTGCGCGCTGCGCGGGGTCTCCGCGATCGTCCTGGACCCCAACAACGACCTTGCCCGCCTCGGTGACGCCTGGCCGCAGTCGCCCTCGGACTGGGGGCCCGGTGACGCGGGCAAGGCAGCCGACTACCTGGCCGCCACCGACGTGGTCGTCTGGACCCCCCGCCGGGCCTCGGGTCGCCCGCTGAGCTTCCAGCCGCTGCCGGACTTCCGCAGCGTGCTCGACGACCCCGACGAGTTCACCGAGGCGGTGGAGGCCGCCGTCGCCGCGCTGGCGCCCCGGGCCCAGGTCACCGGGCGGACCAGCAAGGCCCATCTCGGGCTGGCGGTGTTGCGTAAGGCCGTCGAGCACTACGGCCGGCGCGGCGGCAGCCGGGTGCAGGGGCTGATCGACACGCTCGCCGACCTGCCGGACGGGCTGGTGGACATCGACGGTGCCGACCGGATCGGTGCCGGGCTGGCCCAGTCGCTGGCCGCCGCGATGGTCAACGACCCGATGTTCGGGGGCGAGGGCACGCCGGTGGACCCCGGCTTGCTGCTCACTCCCCCGCCGGGCCGCTCGGCCCGGATCTCGGTGGTCAACCTGGTCGGACTGCAGTCCGACGAGGCCCGGCAGAGCTTCGTCAACCAACTCCAGATGGCGCTCTTCGCCTGGATCCGGCGGCACCCGGCCAACGACCGGCCGCTGCTCGGGCTGCTGGTGATGGACGAGGCGCAGACCTTCGCGCCGTCAGGGGCGATGACCGCCTGCACCCACAGCACGCTGGCGCTGGCCGCCCAGGCCCGGAAGTACGGACTCGGGCTGGTCTTCGCCACCCAGGCGCCCAAGGGGCTGCACAACCGGATCCCGGGCAACGCGGCGACCCAGCTGTACGGGCGGTTGAACAGCCCGATCCAGGTGGAGGCGGCCCGGGAGATGGCCAAGGCCAAGGGGGGTGACGTGCCCGACATCTCCCGGCTGACCACCGGGGAGTTCTATCTCGCCGCCGAGGGTGCCCCACCGGTGAAGATCCGGACACCACTGTCGTTGAGCCACCACCCGGCCAGCCCGCTGACCGTGGAGGAGGTCCTGGAGCGCGCCCGGCGGAGCTGA
- a CDS encoding DUF4913 domain-containing protein has translation MIEQGHPPQYADPDPRYAAPAQQYADPGPQYADPTPQYAEPGPQYADPAPQYADPGQAYQDLDPPYRDAGPQPDDAVSPYDATPPYDDPGTPPEEEPPAAPEKPPTSPFILYLQGEEHAEALRMLTMWVTHLLVPIYAREVSSTAPWCARWWLHPEAVAQLYGLWMAWQELTGPNAGFCGPANWHRDYLGPVMNTLRDPSGPFAGCKGGSHRAKEPPRTDPY, from the coding sequence ATGATCGAACAGGGCCATCCACCGCAGTACGCCGACCCCGATCCCCGGTACGCCGCCCCGGCGCAGCAATACGCCGACCCCGGACCGCAGTACGCCGACCCGACGCCGCAGTACGCCGAGCCAGGACCGCAGTACGCCGACCCGGCACCGCAGTACGCCGACCCGGGGCAGGCGTACCAGGACCTGGATCCGCCGTACCGGGATGCCGGGCCGCAACCGGACGACGCGGTGTCCCCCTACGACGCGACACCGCCCTACGACGACCCGGGGACGCCGCCCGAGGAGGAGCCGCCCGCTGCCCCGGAGAAGCCGCCCACGTCGCCGTTCATCCTCTACCTGCAGGGTGAGGAGCACGCCGAGGCGCTCCGCATGCTCACCATGTGGGTCACCCACCTGCTGGTGCCCATCTACGCCCGGGAGGTCTCCTCGACCGCGCCCTGGTGTGCCCGCTGGTGGCTGCATCCCGAGGCGGTGGCCCAGCTCTACGGCCTCTGGATGGCCTGGCAGGAGCTCACCGGGCCGAACGCCGGGTTCTGCGGCCCGGCGAACTGGCACCGCGACTACCTCGGTCCGGTGATGAACACCCTACGTGACCCGTCCGGGCCCTTCGCCGGCTGCAAGGGGGGCTCCCACCGGGCCAAGGAGCCGCCGCGCACCGACCCGTACTGA
- a CDS encoding type IV secretory system conjugative DNA transfer family protein, with amino-acid sequence MSRPRGSDMFFWAICLAAFANLVIFTIAWLGGTFGAMLLGHGWHPPKFSLISYIRIVRGENELLWPETSPVGIYLGMVLFAVLLLAPAVLLGMKLMGLRKRNVGLARARDLQSLAPAGIAKRARELRPSLAGMKELPPDETGNLLGDLEPHGPELRSSYEDVELDLMAPRAGKSTGIAIPRVLRARGAVLLTSNKSDVYAVTRAERDRIGRVWTFDPQGIAHAPREMWWNMLADCVTIEGARRLAGHFVASVNDDTTKKDFWISAAQNTLTALFLAAARGHASVSDLLGWLADPADRTPIDLLRDAQLHAMAEQLQGTVRGAVETRDGIYETARQCVACLLDPEILAWVTEDPYLPQFRPDHHVLGRDTLYLLSKDGGGSAAGVIAGLADATLRAGVVAAERMGGRLDPPMTAVLDEAANVCRISDLPDLYSHLGSRGINVVTLLQSYKQGSRVWGEAGMDAMWGAATIKLLGAGLDDADFVEKVSKLIGQHDVSTVSVSRSKDGSSRSTSYRQENVLPPDRIRAMPKGTALLLATGIRPAMIKLRPWYKEPDAGRISAQAKEEVAAITERAGAKLTAGTALHAPVPPVPADTPTHW; translated from the coding sequence ATGAGTCGGCCGCGCGGGTCGGACATGTTCTTCTGGGCGATCTGCCTGGCGGCCTTCGCCAACCTGGTCATCTTCACGATCGCCTGGCTGGGCGGGACGTTCGGGGCGATGCTGCTCGGCCACGGCTGGCATCCGCCCAAGTTCAGCCTGATCTCGTACATCAGGATCGTCCGGGGCGAGAACGAGCTGCTCTGGCCCGAGACGTCGCCGGTCGGCATCTACCTCGGCATGGTGCTCTTCGCCGTGCTGCTGCTGGCACCCGCGGTGCTGCTCGGGATGAAGCTGATGGGGTTGCGCAAGCGCAACGTCGGGCTGGCCCGGGCGCGGGACCTGCAGTCGCTGGCCCCCGCCGGGATCGCCAAGCGGGCCCGGGAGCTGCGGCCCTCGCTGGCCGGGATGAAGGAGCTGCCGCCGGACGAGACCGGCAACCTGCTCGGCGACCTGGAACCGCACGGCCCGGAGCTGCGGTCGTCCTACGAGGACGTGGAGCTGGACCTGATGGCCCCCCGGGCCGGCAAGTCCACGGGTATCGCCATCCCCCGGGTGCTGCGGGCCCGGGGGGCGGTGCTGCTCACCTCCAACAAGTCCGACGTGTACGCGGTCACCCGCGCCGAACGGGACCGGATCGGCCGGGTCTGGACCTTCGACCCGCAGGGCATCGCGCACGCCCCCCGGGAGATGTGGTGGAACATGCTCGCCGACTGCGTCACCATCGAGGGCGCCCGGCGGCTGGCCGGACACTTCGTGGCCTCGGTCAACGACGACACCACCAAGAAGGACTTCTGGATCTCGGCGGCGCAGAACACCCTGACCGCGCTCTTCCTGGCCGCAGCCCGGGGCCACGCCTCGGTCTCGGACCTGCTCGGCTGGCTGGCCGACCCCGCCGACCGTACCCCGATCGACCTGCTGCGCGACGCCCAGCTGCACGCCATGGCCGAGCAGCTGCAGGGCACCGTACGCGGTGCGGTGGAGACCCGGGACGGCATCTACGAGACCGCCCGGCAGTGTGTGGCCTGCCTGCTGGACCCGGAGATCCTCGCCTGGGTCACCGAGGACCCGTACCTGCCGCAGTTCCGCCCGGACCACCACGTGCTCGGTAGGGACACCCTCTACCTGCTCTCCAAGGACGGCGGTGGCTCCGCCGCCGGGGTGATCGCCGGCCTGGCCGACGCGACGCTGCGCGCCGGGGTGGTCGCCGCCGAGCGGATGGGTGGCCGGCTGGACCCGCCGATGACGGCGGTGCTGGACGAGGCGGCGAACGTCTGCCGGATCTCGGACCTGCCCGACCTCTACTCGCACCTCGGTTCGCGGGGGATCAACGTGGTCACCCTGTTGCAGAGCTACAAGCAGGGCTCCCGGGTCTGGGGGGAGGCGGGCATGGACGCGATGTGGGGTGCCGCCACCATCAAACTGCTCGGTGCCGGCCTGGACGACGCCGACTTCGTGGAGAAGGTCTCCAAGCTGATCGGGCAGCACGACGTGAGCACGGTGAGCGTCTCGCGCAGCAAGGACGGCTCGTCCCGGTCGACGTCGTACCGGCAGGAGAACGTGCTGCCGCCGGACCGGATCCGGGCCATGCCCAAGGGCACCGCCCTGCTGCTGGCCACCGGTATCCGCCCGGCGATGATCAAACTGCGGCCGTGGTACAAGGAGCCGGACGCGGGACGAATCTCGGCGCAGGCCAAGGAGGAGGTCGCGGCGATCACCGAACGGGCCGGCGCGAAGCTCACCGCCGGCACCGCCCTGCACGCCCCGGTCCCGCCCGTCCCCGCGGACACCCCCACGCACTGGTGA
- a CDS encoding DUF6403 family protein, whose amino-acid sequence MAQPLLLWLLGGVLLLVAGFVTALLPRRRAGTQARGVAWSTARAAIDSAAVSRDAAPTEVPEAQRLLTRAEHLAAAGGGPDAARTATGYAHRADQLWQAAHRADRVGRAGQVGRAEQAGRAEQAGRAEQAGRAEQAGTAYPGREGAA is encoded by the coding sequence ATGGCACAACCCCTCCTGCTCTGGCTGCTCGGCGGCGTACTCCTGCTCGTTGCCGGGTTCGTGACCGCCCTGCTGCCCCGGCGGCGGGCCGGGACGCAGGCTCGGGGGGTGGCCTGGTCGACGGCGCGCGCCGCGATCGACAGCGCCGCCGTCAGCCGGGATGCGGCCCCGACTGAGGTGCCGGAGGCGCAGCGGTTGCTCACCCGCGCCGAGCACCTGGCCGCCGCCGGTGGCGGGCCGGACGCGGCCCGCACCGCGACCGGGTACGCCCACCGGGCCGACCAGCTCTGGCAGGCCGCACACCGCGCCGACCGGGTGGGCCGCGCCGGGCAGGTGGGCCGCGCCGAACAGGCCGGTCGCGCCGAACAGGCCGGTCGCGCCGAACAGGCCGGTCGCGCCGAGCAGGCCGGCACGGCGTACCCGGGTCGGGAGGGGGCGGCGTGA
- a CDS encoding SCO6880 family protein, which yields MSADATIEPTYGNWRRPRRAGLGPFGLVGTVGVFGGLVVVLLASMASLQAALVLGVPMMLTLAPLAVRTPDGRNLYQMAALRIGWSQRKSRKEHLYVSGPLSARPEGRFRPPGLLSGVVAREGRDAYDRPFGVLHHKSRHLYTIVLRCEPDGGSLVDPDQVDTWVALWGEWLSRLAHEPGLRGASVVVETAPDPGTRLATEVLPRLDEFAPPAARAVMEEVVEDYPSASSDMKSYITLTYAPVGGPRRDPEDVVTDLAVRVPSLLTGLISAGGGMAEPLTAEEIAEVVRVAYDPACAGEVLSVRAEHGGTGLEWEDSGPVAAVESVDAYQHDSGVSRSWLLTLAPRGTVRSSVLRTMLDASAGTRRKRVALLYRPIDPATSARIVESDRRTAQFMATSGRGMIQARAAAEVRAAEQAASEEATGAGLVEFSLMLTITVDRRDQLDDASVLVRNMTGATRIAMRPANRMQAAAFSCTLPTGILPWEQTMLPHELQEAM from the coding sequence ATGTCGGCGGATGCCACCATCGAGCCCACGTACGGCAACTGGCGCCGGCCCCGCCGGGCCGGACTCGGACCGTTCGGCCTGGTCGGCACGGTCGGGGTCTTCGGCGGGCTGGTGGTCGTGCTGCTGGCGTCCATGGCATCACTGCAGGCCGCCCTGGTCCTCGGGGTGCCGATGATGCTGACCCTGGCCCCGCTGGCGGTCCGTACCCCGGACGGGCGCAACCTGTACCAGATGGCGGCGCTACGGATCGGCTGGTCCCAGCGCAAGTCCCGCAAGGAGCACCTGTACGTCTCCGGCCCGCTGTCGGCCCGTCCGGAGGGCCGCTTCCGGCCGCCGGGCCTGCTCAGCGGCGTGGTCGCCAGGGAGGGGCGGGACGCCTACGACCGTCCGTTCGGGGTGCTGCACCACAAGTCCCGGCACCTCTACACCATCGTGCTGCGGTGCGAGCCCGACGGCGGGTCGCTGGTGGACCCGGACCAGGTCGACACCTGGGTGGCGCTCTGGGGCGAGTGGCTGTCCCGGCTGGCCCACGAGCCGGGTCTGCGTGGGGCGTCGGTGGTGGTCGAGACCGCGCCCGACCCGGGTACCCGGCTGGCCACCGAGGTGCTGCCCCGGCTCGACGAGTTCGCGCCGCCCGCGGCCCGGGCCGTGATGGAGGAGGTGGTCGAGGACTACCCGTCGGCGTCGTCGGACATGAAGTCGTACATCACCCTGACCTACGCGCCCGTCGGCGGCCCCCGCCGCGACCCGGAGGACGTGGTCACCGACCTGGCGGTCCGGGTGCCGAGCCTGCTGACCGGCCTGATCAGCGCCGGTGGCGGGATGGCCGAGCCGCTCACCGCCGAGGAGATCGCCGAGGTGGTCCGGGTCGCCTATGACCCGGCGTGCGCCGGTGAGGTGCTCAGCGTCCGGGCCGAGCACGGTGGTACGGGGCTGGAGTGGGAGGACTCCGGCCCGGTCGCCGCGGTGGAGAGCGTCGACGCGTACCAGCACGACTCCGGGGTCTCCCGGAGCTGGCTGTTGACCCTGGCACCCCGGGGCACGGTCCGCTCCAGCGTGCTGCGGACCATGCTGGACGCCTCGGCCGGTACCCGCCGCAAGCGGGTGGCGCTGCTGTACCGGCCGATCGACCCGGCGACCTCCGCCCGGATCGTCGAGTCCGACCGGCGTACCGCGCAGTTCATGGCGACCTCCGGGAGGGGCATGATCCAGGCGCGGGCCGCCGCCGAGGTGCGCGCCGCCGAGCAGGCGGCCTCCGAGGAGGCCACCGGCGCCGGCCTGGTCGAGTTCTCGCTGATGCTGACCATCACCGTGGACCGGCGCGACCAGCTCGACGACGCCTCGGTGCTGGTCCGGAACATGACCGGGGCCACCCGGATCGCGATGCGTCCGGCCAACCGGATGCAGGCGGCGGCGTTCAGCTGCACCCTGCCGACCGGGATCCTGCCCTGGGAGCAGACCATGCTGCCGCACGAGCTTCAGGAGGCGATGTGA